In Arvicola amphibius chromosome 1, mArvAmp1.2, whole genome shotgun sequence, one DNA window encodes the following:
- the Eif4g2 gene encoding eukaryotic translation initiation factor 4 gamma 2, giving the protein MEYELKLPDQGAEKTDQQQEFKTEENLLLARSSTNVLNLLNNSKQQTDYKVLGEGFSFVPSPPLPTPSINIILLKILRCQAAKVESAIAEGGASRFSASSGGGGSRGAPQHYPKTAGNSEFLGKTPGQNAQKWIPARSTRRDDNSAANNSANEKERHDAIFRKVRGILNKLTPEKFDKLCLELLNVGVESKLILKGVILLIVDKALEEPKYSSLYAQLCLRLAEDAPNFDGPAAEGQPGQKQSTTFRRLLISKLQDEFENRTRNVDVYDKRENPLLPEEEEQRAIAKIKMLGNIKFIGELGKLDLIHESILHKCIKTLLEKKKRVQLKDMGEDLECLCQIMRTVGPRLDHERAKSLMDQYFARMCSLMLSKELPARIRFLLQDTVELREHHWVPRKAFLDNGPKTINQIRQDAVKDLGVFIPAPMAQGRNDFFLEGPFMPPRMKMDRDPLGGLADMFGQMPGSGIGTGPGVIQDRFSPTMGRHRSNQLFNGHGGHIMPPTQSQFGEMGGKFMKSQGLSQLYHNQSQGLLSQLQGQSKDMPPRFSKKGQLNADEISLRPAQSFLMNKNQVPKLQPQITMIPPSAQPPRTQTPPLGQTPQLGLKTNPPLIQEKPAKTSKKPPPSKEELLKQTEAVVTEYLNSGNANEAVNGMREMRAPKHFLPEMLSKVIILSLDRSDEDKEKASSLISLLKQEGIATSDNFMQAFLNVLEQCPKLEVDIPLVKSYLAQFAARAIISELVSISELAQPLESGTHFPLFLLCLQQLAKLQDREWLTELFQQSKVNMQKMLPEIDQNKDRMLEILEGKGLSFLFPLLKLEKELLKQIKLDPSPQTIYKWIKDNISPKLHVDKGFVNILMTSFLQYISSEVSPPSDETDSSSAPSKEQLEQEKQLLLSFKPVMQKFLHDHVDLQVSALYALQVHCYNSSFPKGMLLRFFVHFYDMEIIEEEAFLAWKEDITQEFPGKGKALFQVNQWLTWLETAEEEESEEEAD; this is encoded by the exons ATGGAGTATGAGCTGAAGCTACCAGATCagggagcagagaagacagaCCAGCAGCAGGA GTTCAAAACAGAAGAGAACCTATTACTTGCAAGATCAAGTACTAATGTACTGAATCTGTTGAACAATTCAAAACAGCAAACTGACTATAAAG TTCTCGGTGAAG GCTTTTCGTTTGtaccatcccctcccctccccaccccatccattaATATTATTCTTTTGAAGATTCTTCGTTGTCAAGCCGCCAAAGTGGAGAGTGCGATCGCAGAAGGGGGTGCTTCTCGTTTCAG TGCTTCTTCGGGCGGAGGAGGAAGTAGGGGTGCACCTCAGCACTATCCCAAGACTGCTGGCAACAG CGAGTTCCTGGGGAAAACCCCAGGGCAAAACGCTCAGAAATGGATTCCTGCACGAAGCACTAGACGAGATGACAACTCCGCAGCAAACAACTCCGCAAATGAAAAAGAACGACATGATGCAATCTTCAGGAAAGTAAGAGG CATACTAAATAAGCTTACTCCTGAAAAGTTTGACAAGCTATGCCTTGAGCTCCTCAATGTGGGTGTAGAGTCTAAACTCATCCTTAAAGGGGTCATACTGCTG ATTGTGGACAAAGCCCTAGAAGAGCCAAAGTATAGCTCGCTGTATGCTCAGCTATGTCTGCGATTGGCAGAAGATGCACCAAACTTTGATGGCCCAGCAGCAGAGGGTCAACCAGGACAGAAGCAAAGCACA ACATTCAGACGCCTCTTGATTTCCAAATTGCAAGATGAATTTGAAAACCGAACCAGAAATGTTGATG TCTATGATAAGCGTGAAAATCCCCTCCTCCCTGAGGAGGAGGAACAAAGAGCTATTGCTAAGATCAAGATGTTGGGGAACATCAAATTTATTGGAGAACTTGGCAAGCTTGATCTTATTCACGAATCTATCCTTCATAAGTGCATCAAAACA cttttggaaaagaaaaagagagtccAACTCAAAGATATGGGAGAGGATTTGGAGTGCCTCTGTCAGATAATGAGGACAGTGGGACCTCGATTAGACCATGAACGAGCCAAG tCCTTAATGGATCAGTACTTTGCCAGAATGTGTTCCTTAATGTTAAGTAAGGAATTGCCAGCAAGGATTCGTTTCCTACTgcag gaTACCGTAGAGTTGCGAGAACACCATTGGGTTCCTCGCAAGGCTTTTCTTGACAATGGACCAAAGACGATCAATCAAATCCGTCAAGATGCAGTCAAA GATCTAGGAGTGTTTATTCCTGCTCCTATGGCTCAAGGGAGGAATGACTTCTTCCTGGAGGGACCGTTCATGCCGCCAAGGATGAAAATGGATAGGGACCCACTTGGGGGACTCGCTGATATGTTTGGACAAATGCCGG GTAGTGGAATTGGTACTGGTCCAGGAGTTATCCAGGATAGATTTTCACCCACGATGGGACGACATCGTTCAAATCAGCTCTTCAATGGCCATGGGGGACACATCATGCCTCCCACGCAATCGCAGTTTGGAGAGATGGGGGGCAAATTTATGAAAAGCCAG GGGCTAAGCCAGCTCTACCATAACCAGAGTCAGGGACTCTTATCCCAGCTGCAAGGACAGTCGAAGGATATGCCACCTCGGTTTTCTAAAAAAGGACAGCTTAATGCAGATGAG attAGTTTGAGGCCTGCTCAGTCGTTCCTAATGAATAAAAATCAGGTGCCAAAGCTTCAGCCCCAGATAACTATGATTCCTCCCAGTGCACAGCCACCACGCACTCAAACACCACCTCTGGGACAG ACACCACAACTTGGCCTCAAAACTAATCCACCACTTATCCAGGAAAAGCCTGCCAAGACTAGCAAAAAGCCACCACCATCAAAGGAAGAACTACTTAAACAGACT GAAGCCGTTGTGACTGAATATCTGAATAGTGGAAATGCAAATGAGGCCGTCAATGGCATGAGAGAAATGAGAGCCCCGAAACACTTTCTTCCTGAGATGTTAAGCAAAGTGATCATCTTGTCACTAGATAGAAGtgatgaagataaagaaaaagcgAGCTCTTTGATCAGTTTACTCAAACAGGAAGGAATAGCCACAAGTGACAACTTCATGCAG GCTTTCCTGAACGTATTGGAGCAGTGCCCCAAACTGGAGGTTGACATCCCCTTGGTGAAATCTTATTTGGCACAGTTTGCAGCTCGTGCTATAATTTCAGAGTTGGTGAGCATTTCAGAACTAGCTCAACCACTGGAGAGTGGcacccacttccctctcttcttACTTTGTCTTCAACAATTAGCTAAATTACAAGATCGAGAATGGCTAACTGAACTTTTTCAACAAAGCAAGGTCAATATGCAGAAAATGCTGCCAG AAATTGATCAGAATAAAGATCGAATGTTGGAGATTCTGGAAGGAAAGGGATTGAGTTTCTTATTCCCGCTTCTTAAATTGGAGAAGGAACTATTGAAGCAAATTAAGCTGGATCCATCCCCTCAAACTAtatataaatggattaaagataACATATCTCCCAAACTTCATGTAGATAAAGGATTTGTGAACATCTTAATGACCAG CTTCTTACAGTACATTTCTAGTGAAGTAAGCCCACCTAGTGATGAAACAGAttcttcctctgctccttccaAAGAACAGTTAGAGCAGGAGAAACAACTGCTACTCTCTTTCAAGCCAGTGATGCAGAAATTCCTTCATGATCATGTGGATCTACAGGTCAGTGCCCTGTATGCTCTGCAGGTGCACTGTTACAACAGCAGCTTCCCAAAAG GCATGTTACTTcgattttttgttcatttctatgACATGGAAATTATTGAGGAGGAAGCTTTCTTGGCTTGGAAGGAAGACATAACTCAAGAGTTTCCAGGAAAAGGCAAGGCTTTGTTCCAG